In a single window of the Aridibaculum aurantiacum genome:
- a CDS encoding ferritin-like domain-containing protein produces the protein MTNKASLEKPTDGLPSVSRRKFLAFAGASSGLVLAGAACRKNNDAGGVDLGSGDTGILNYAYALEQLEAAFYIQVLNSPYSGITAMETAMLRDIRDHEIAHREFFKNALGSNAIPGLEVDFSAVNFSSRDSVLSTAKTFEDLGVSAYNGAGRLLTNPAFLTLAGKIVSVEARHAAYIRDIISNGSFANNEVVDAMGLDVIRTPAQVMAAADPFIKTSINISNLPTS, from the coding sequence ATGACAAACAAAGCTTCTTTGGAAAAACCTACAGACGGGCTTCCTTCTGTATCGAGGCGTAAGTTCCTGGCATTTGCAGGTGCATCGTCAGGTTTGGTATTGGCTGGCGCGGCCTGTAGAAAAAATAACGATGCAGGTGGTGTTGATCTCGGCAGTGGCGATACTGGTATCCTAAATTATGCATATGCACTTGAGCAACTTGAGGCGGCATTTTACATCCAGGTGCTAAACTCACCATACTCTGGTATAACTGCCATGGAAACTGCAATGCTCCGCGATATCCGTGACCATGAGATAGCACACCGTGAGTTCTTCAAAAATGCGCTTGGCAGTAACGCCATTCCCGGCCTTGAGGTTGATTTTTCTGCAGTAAACTTTTCCAGCAGGGATAGCGTATTGAGTACTGCTAAAACATTTGAAGACTTAGGCGTAAGTGCTTACAATGGTGCAGGAAGATTACTTACCAATCCTGCCTTCCTTACACTGGCAGGAAAAATAGTTTCAGTAGAAGCAAGACATGCGGCATACATCCGCGATATTATTAGCAATGGCTCATTTGCAAATAACGAAGTAGTAGACGCAATGGGACTGGATGTGATTCGTACTCCGGCACAAGTAATGGCTGCTGCAGATCCATTTATTAAAACGAGCATCAACATCAGCAATCTTCCAACATCATAA
- a CDS encoding DUF6496 domain-containing protein: MAKYSKAAGKKVEENLHEMKRGKLKTGTGKKVTSRKQAIAIGLSEARSEGKKVPPPKDPSNKNSGKNAGRKPAPKKTATKQAATKKAATKKAAPKKSAPKKAAAKKTATKKAAPKKSASKSSTKGYSSKSNTKKKGNNPDEKRGTGKSSFKKATTKAASKKASKTSGNKNKK, from the coding sequence ATGGCCAAATATTCAAAAGCAGCCGGCAAAAAAGTAGAAGAAAACCTGCACGAAATGAAGAGGGGAAAACTAAAAACAGGAACCGGTAAAAAAGTAACCTCAAGAAAACAGGCAATAGCCATTGGGCTGAGTGAAGCAAGAAGTGAAGGAAAAAAAGTGCCGCCGCCTAAGGATCCTTCAAATAAAAATTCAGGTAAGAATGCTGGAAGGAAGCCAGCGCCTAAAAAGACTGCAACTAAGCAAGCAGCTACTAAAAAAGCAGCTACTAAAAAAGCAGCTCCAAAGAAGTCTGCGCCAAAAAAAGCTGCTGCAAAGAAAACGGCAACAAAGAAAGCAGCGCCTAAAAAATCTGCTTCCAAATCAAGCACAAAAGGGTATAGTAGCAAAAGCAATACAAAGAAGAAAGGAAATAATCCTGATGAGAAAAGAGGTACAGGTAAATCATCATTTAAAAAAGCAACTACAAAAGCTGCATCGAAAAAGGCTTCAAAAACGAGTGGCAACAAGAACAAGAAGTAA
- a CDS encoding PAS domain-containing sensor histidine kinase, which translates to MPTLAIKKSELSLDFIELPAYAQFILENKLRPFAEEQVRLAKEVQVPILKYLPQEDEALLEVSIPGIEEWLTSFSGNRIAEFITYSLQQWKSGQLPHLAKEAVLADDITLIAYVRKKGLLKFLPQYTNDVELVLRIVNEIDVYSLQVMNRSFSVYIEMFTKRIDEHAHFIEKINNTSPGLIYVFDLLDKKEVYTNNKVEDLLGYTHEELQAMGSNYLEIVQHPDDIPAVLEHFASFSTLKDGEITSFEHRLKTKEGKYCWIRNYESIFKRTEDGTPCQIIGIALKIDQEKRMAEQLRYREEQLLEAQELAEMGSFELGLNEGKAKVTPQVQKILKLQSGDTLQDFINNIHPADKEKVTTAITAAHAGTAVLDEEFRYFAGEEEKIIWSRGSSSIKNGRSILKGTVMDVTQRHYMVQRLQNSEQLYKEAQALTHIGNWTWLTKQTTINWSDEMYRIFDMQPQQEIITIAKLSALLEGSDQLPVFQSIIQDPRTADGLEYILQIRTSKNNLKILQVKTEVRKNEKGDVFKVIGTCQDITEKQLLINRLEKSENLYKQAQALSHMGNWSLNLPDRSITWSDEMYRIYEMEPGSQVSYEELRKYNSSDSTNIGNIIQEQIEHKRPHDFFYQINLPSGANKIIHSKGEVVTNSEGNVIQLVGTAQDVTQQKEIEKQLLDNQVFIKKIADATPSIISSYNINTGVYSFVSEGLKKLLGYEIEEPLEKGVQFFIDIMHPEDLPRIMEENNKALAYANTKGIECDKEMVVEFQYRIKNSSGKYRWLHTYGTVFDRNREGKVENILNISLDITEKVETERKLQEQEKFSLHIAEASPTILYLFDLQQNRFLYVNKEVTQVLGYLPEEILNLGNKVSASFLHPEDEIKNNENHIKYPIADGSSLIHQIEGRVKDRNGKWKWLLTREIVFKRDENGQAVQVIGSALDITDRKEMEQTLIQKTIQLQQSNSNLEEFAHIASHDLQEPLRKICTFGDRLLNNFNHALAPEGKVYLDKMINSSQRMQQLINDILSISLISGDKSYRRYSLQKVLDEVLQTLDLKIEKTRAIIQADQLPEANINPSQMRQLFQNLLSNSLKFVSKEETPVITIKTEYLTASKAAKYHLKNSSRFIQITISDNGIGFDAEYAEKIFAIFQRLHGRAEYEGTGIGLSICKKIVENHNGVIFASASPGGGATFTFIIPE; encoded by the coding sequence TTGCCAACACTAGCAATCAAAAAGTCTGAGTTATCTCTTGATTTTATAGAGCTCCCAGCCTATGCTCAATTTATTCTTGAGAATAAATTGAGGCCTTTTGCAGAAGAACAAGTGCGGCTGGCCAAAGAAGTCCAGGTTCCTATATTGAAATATCTTCCACAAGAAGACGAAGCATTATTAGAAGTATCTATACCTGGTATAGAAGAATGGCTAACTTCTTTCTCAGGAAATAGGATTGCAGAATTCATCACGTATTCGCTTCAGCAATGGAAATCAGGACAACTTCCACATTTAGCTAAAGAGGCTGTACTAGCTGATGACATCACTTTGATAGCTTATGTACGAAAGAAAGGACTGCTCAAGTTTCTCCCGCAATACACTAATGATGTAGAACTTGTATTGAGGATTGTAAATGAGATAGACGTTTATTCCCTCCAGGTAATGAACAGGTCTTTCTCAGTATACATTGAAATGTTCACCAAAAGGATTGATGAACATGCTCATTTCATAGAAAAGATCAACAACACCTCTCCAGGTCTTATTTACGTTTTCGACCTGCTGGATAAGAAAGAAGTTTATACCAATAATAAAGTAGAGGACCTGCTGGGCTATACGCATGAAGAGCTGCAGGCAATGGGCAGCAACTACCTTGAGATTGTTCAACATCCGGATGATATACCGGCTGTATTAGAACATTTCGCGTCGTTCAGTACATTGAAAGATGGCGAGATAACTTCTTTTGAACATAGGCTGAAAACCAAGGAAGGCAAATATTGCTGGATAAGGAATTACGAATCGATCTTTAAAAGAACTGAAGACGGCACACCTTGCCAGATCATTGGCATTGCTCTGAAGATTGACCAGGAGAAAAGAATGGCTGAACAGCTTAGGTACAGGGAAGAGCAACTGCTGGAAGCACAGGAACTGGCAGAAATGGGCAGCTTCGAACTGGGACTTAATGAAGGAAAGGCAAAGGTTACTCCACAGGTACAAAAGATACTGAAACTACAAAGTGGCGATACGCTGCAGGATTTCATTAATAATATTCACCCGGCTGATAAAGAAAAAGTAACTACAGCCATCACTGCAGCACACGCAGGCACAGCAGTGCTTGACGAAGAGTTCAGGTACTTTGCCGGCGAAGAAGAAAAGATCATCTGGAGCCGCGGCTCAAGCTCAATAAAGAATGGTCGGTCTATCCTGAAAGGAACAGTGATGGATGTGACGCAGCGACACTACATGGTGCAAAGGCTTCAAAATAGCGAACAGCTTTATAAAGAGGCGCAGGCACTAACGCACATCGGCAACTGGACATGGCTTACAAAACAAACTACCATCAACTGGAGTGATGAGATGTACAGGATCTTCGATATGCAACCGCAGCAAGAGATCATCACCATTGCTAAATTATCTGCCCTTCTCGAGGGATCTGATCAGCTGCCGGTCTTTCAGTCAATCATCCAGGATCCGCGTACTGCTGATGGACTTGAGTATATTCTACAGATCAGGACAAGCAAGAATAACCTGAAGATATTACAGGTAAAAACAGAAGTCAGAAAAAATGAGAAAGGTGATGTTTTTAAAGTAATAGGAACTTGCCAGGACATCACTGAAAAACAATTGCTGATAAACCGCCTCGAGAAAAGTGAAAACCTTTACAAGCAGGCACAGGCACTAAGCCACATGGGCAACTGGTCGCTCAACCTTCCAGACAGGTCCATTACCTGGAGCGATGAAATGTACAGGATTTATGAAATGGAGCCAGGTAGCCAGGTGAGTTACGAGGAACTAAGGAAGTACAATAGTTCCGACTCCACAAACATTGGAAACATCATCCAGGAACAGATAGAGCATAAAAGGCCGCATGACTTTTTTTACCAGATCAATTTGCCATCCGGAGCGAATAAAATCATTCACTCTAAAGGAGAGGTGGTAACTAACTCTGAAGGAAATGTAATACAGCTGGTAGGAACCGCGCAGGATGTAACGCAACAAAAAGAAATAGAAAAGCAGTTGCTCGATAACCAGGTTTTCATCAAGAAAATAGCAGACGCCACGCCTTCCATTATCAGCAGTTACAACATCAATACGGGTGTATACAGTTTTGTTAGTGAAGGTCTGAAAAAACTGCTTGGTTATGAAATTGAGGAGCCTTTAGAAAAGGGTGTTCAATTTTTTATAGATATCATGCATCCAGAGGATCTGCCAAGGATAATGGAGGAGAACAACAAAGCTCTTGCATATGCTAACACAAAGGGCATTGAGTGTGATAAAGAGATGGTAGTTGAATTCCAATACAGGATTAAAAACAGCAGTGGCAAATACAGGTGGCTCCATACCTATGGAACCGTATTTGATCGTAACCGCGAAGGAAAAGTCGAAAACATCCTCAACATCTCGCTGGACATAACTGAGAAAGTTGAAACAGAACGTAAACTGCAGGAGCAGGAAAAATTCAGTCTTCACATTGCCGAGGCCTCTCCTACAATCCTTTACCTGTTCGACCTGCAGCAAAACCGCTTTTTATATGTAAACAAAGAGGTAACGCAGGTGCTAGGCTACCTACCTGAAGAAATATTAAATCTGGGCAATAAAGTTTCTGCCTCTTTTCTTCATCCAGAAGATGAAATAAAGAACAACGAAAACCATATAAAATACCCAATAGCTGATGGCAGCAGCCTTATTCACCAGATAGAAGGCAGGGTAAAAGATCGAAATGGAAAATGGAAGTGGCTACTGACACGCGAGATTGTTTTTAAAAGAGATGAAAATGGGCAGGCAGTACAAGTAATTGGATCAGCACTGGATATAACTGACAGAAAAGAAATGGAGCAGACGCTCATTCAAAAAACCATTCAGTTGCAGCAGAGCAACTCAAACCTGGAAGAATTTGCGCACATTGCTAGTCACGACCTGCAGGAACCACTCAGGAAGATCTGCACGTTTGGCGACAGGCTGCTGAATAATTTCAATCATGCACTTGCACCTGAAGGAAAAGTTTACCTTGATAAGATGATCAATTCGTCGCAGCGAATGCAACAACTGATCAATGATATCTTGTCCATTTCACTTATCTCTGGCGACAAATCGTATAGAAGATATAGCCTGCAAAAAGTGTTGGACGAAGTGTTGCAAACACTTGACCTGAAGATTGAAAAAACACGGGCTATCATACAGGCAGATCAGCTTCCTGAGGCCAATATTAATCCTTCACAAATGCGGCAGTTGTTCCAGAACCTGCTAAGCAATTCGTTGAAGTTTGTGAGCAAAGAAGAGACGCCTGTCATCACTATAAAAACAGAATATTTGACAGCTAGCAAAGCTGCTAAATACCATCTTAAAAACAGTTCAAGATTTATTCAAATAACCATCAGCGACAATGGTATCGGTTTCGATGCCGAATATGCAGAAAAGATCTTCGCCATTTTCCAGAGACTGCACGGTCGAGCTGAATACGAAGGAACAGGCATTGGTCTTTCTATTTGTAAAAAAATAGTTGAGAACCACAACGGTGTCATTTTCGCTTCGGCCTCGCCTGGCGGAGGAGCTACATTTACTTTCATCATACCTGAATAA
- a CDS encoding ferritin-like domain-containing protein: MNFENILSEIEKVDPEVYERLDTRRSTLKRFKDIAGKLSLAAIPMALGSMFNKAYSQTATGAQVVDILNYALTLEYLEAEFYKRAVTSFATIGVPAGAAQMAITTIRDHEVAHVNFLRTAISGAGGTPVTFTAANFDFTAGNGSMAGPFANVFTNYNTFLAVAQTFEDTGVRAYKGRAAELVRTGDVLSAALRIHSVEARHAAHIRLMRKANNFGDVKPWITGNQTGIGAAVQASYNGEENTVQAGVQITGINGLGITAEAASESFDEGLTPAQVLAIVDPFII, from the coding sequence ATGAATTTTGAAAATATTTTATCAGAAATAGAAAAAGTAGACCCTGAGGTTTATGAAAGATTGGATACCCGCAGGTCTACATTGAAGCGGTTTAAAGACATTGCCGGCAAACTATCTCTTGCAGCCATACCAATGGCGTTAGGTTCAATGTTCAACAAGGCATATAGCCAAACAGCTACCGGTGCCCAGGTAGTAGATATTCTGAACTATGCGCTTACGCTAGAGTACCTGGAAGCTGAATTTTATAAGCGTGCTGTTACAAGTTTTGCTACTATTGGTGTTCCTGCAGGAGCTGCTCAAATGGCTATAACCACTATCAGGGACCACGAAGTAGCGCACGTAAACTTCTTACGTACTGCAATATCAGGGGCAGGTGGTACACCTGTAACATTTACCGCGGCTAATTTTGATTTTACAGCTGGTAACGGATCAATGGCAGGACCATTTGCCAATGTATTTACCAACTACAACACCTTCCTTGCAGTAGCACAAACTTTTGAAGATACAGGTGTACGTGCTTATAAAGGCCGTGCTGCCGAGTTAGTAAGAACAGGTGATGTATTAAGTGCTGCACTTCGTATCCACTCTGTAGAAGCGCGCCATGCTGCTCACATCAGGCTGATGCGGAAGGCAAATAATTTTGGTGATGTAAAACCATGGATAACCGGCAACCAGACAGGTATTGGTGCTGCTGTACAAGCAAGTTATAATGGTGAAGAAAATACCGTACAGGCTGGAGTTCAGATAACCGGCATTAATGGCCTTGGTATCACAGCCGAAGCAGCTTCTGAGTCATTTGATGAAGGACTGACACCTGCACAAGTACTGGCAATTGTTGACCCTTTCATTATATAA
- the hutH gene encoding histidine ammonia-lyase — protein sequence MSYNYLPLDRKTLHFQQIKNLLDFDQHVSITFDAHERILQCREYLDNKMASGNELLYGINTGFGYLQSVQINDDQVEQLQYNLLVSHACGLGEEVPLDIVKLMLMLKIKSLSYGHSGVHIETVKRLMEMYNNGVFPVIYTQGSLGASGDLAPLSHLSLPLIGLGEVWFNGQKRKSAEVLSELGWEPIKLHSKEGLALINGTQFMSAYGMYCLKKSEQLINMANLIAAMSIDAFDCSPEPFNHHIHAVRSHKGQVETAATIRSFLLGSSISSQAKKQVQDPYSFRCIPQVHGATIDTFDHVLNVFLKEINSVTDNPNIFPEDDLVLSGGNFHGQPLALALDFLSIAMSELANISERRTYQLISGQRNLPLFLVKNPGLHSGFMIPQYTSAGIVSENKQLCTPSSVDSISSSNNQEDHVSMGANGATKCLRVVNNVEKVLAIELLSAAQALDFRRPMQSSPVVEQLYQQLRAVVDFNEEDRVLHDDMIKAIDVVSNYSFVSR from the coding sequence ATGAGTTATAATTATTTACCGCTAGACCGAAAAACGCTTCATTTCCAACAGATAAAGAACCTGCTTGATTTTGACCAACATGTGTCCATCACCTTTGATGCACATGAAAGGATACTGCAGTGCCGCGAATATCTTGACAACAAAATGGCCAGTGGCAACGAATTGCTGTATGGCATCAATACCGGGTTTGGCTACCTTCAAAGTGTACAGATAAATGACGACCAGGTAGAGCAATTACAATACAACCTTTTAGTAAGCCATGCCTGTGGTTTAGGAGAAGAAGTGCCTTTGGATATTGTGAAATTGATGCTGATGCTCAAGATCAAATCGTTGAGCTATGGGCACAGTGGCGTGCATATAGAAACAGTTAAGCGCCTGATGGAGATGTATAACAATGGCGTGTTCCCGGTTATTTACACGCAAGGTTCTTTGGGTGCAAGCGGCGACCTTGCTCCACTAAGCCATCTTAGCCTTCCTCTTATTGGTTTGGGAGAAGTATGGTTCAACGGGCAAAAGCGGAAGTCTGCAGAAGTTTTGTCGGAACTAGGATGGGAGCCGATAAAGCTACATTCTAAAGAAGGCCTTGCACTTATAAACGGAACGCAGTTTATGAGTGCATATGGCATGTATTGCCTAAAGAAATCCGAGCAACTGATAAATATGGCAAACCTCATAGCCGCTATGAGCATAGATGCGTTCGATTGTTCGCCCGAGCCTTTTAATCACCACATCCATGCTGTAAGAAGTCATAAGGGGCAGGTTGAAACCGCAGCCACTATTCGTTCTTTTCTTTTAGGTAGTTCCATTTCTTCACAGGCAAAGAAGCAGGTACAGGATCCTTATTCGTTCCGTTGTATACCGCAAGTGCATGGTGCCACTATTGATACATTCGATCATGTATTGAATGTGTTTCTGAAAGAGATCAATTCGGTTACCGATAATCCCAACATTTTTCCAGAAGACGACCTTGTGTTAAGCGGGGGGAATTTTCATGGGCAGCCGCTGGCTTTAGCACTCGATTTTCTAAGTATTGCCATGAGTGAGTTAGCCAATATTTCCGAAAGAAGAACCTACCAGTTGATCAGTGGACAAAGAAACCTGCCGCTTTTCCTGGTAAAGAACCCGGGTCTTCATTCCGGATTTATGATACCTCAATATACTTCAGCCGGTATAGTAAGTGAGAACAAGCAGTTATGCACGCCGTCTAGTGTAGACAGTATAAGCAGTAGCAACAACCAGGAAGACCATGTGAGTATGGGTGCTAACGGTGCAACCAAATGTTTGCGTGTGGTGAATAATGTAGAGAAGGTGCTGGCTATAGAATTATTATCAGCAGCGCAGGCATTGGATTTCAGAAGGCCAATGCAGTCTTCGCCTGTTGTGGAGCAGCTGTACCAGCAGTTACGTGCTGTTGTGGATTTCAATGAAGAAGATCGTGTATTGCACGATGACATGATAAAGGCAATCGATGTTGTGTCTAATTATAGTTTTGTTTCCAGGTAA
- the ligD gene encoding DNA ligase D has protein sequence MRGKTGRKLDEYIPAMLAKEVDNPFDDEDWIFEIKWDGYRALAEVDKKAVKLYSRNGNSFTDIYPNIVKELQKIKHSVVLDGEIVVLNEAGEPDFQKLQHYDANRHLPLQYYIFDLLELDGKKLYEVPLIERKAMLQDILPANDILKFSDHVEETGEDFFHVVEERNMEGIMAKRKSSFYYPGKRSADWLKVKHHRSDEAIIAGFTAPRGGRKYFGALVLGVYDKGKFRYIGHTGSGFDTKLLKEIYAQLQPLVIEDSPFDERVKTNMPVTWVKPELVCEMKFTEWTSDGKLRHPIFLRMRNDKKAADVNTAYLSKGKPVASTEASEEEIEPVEASPKQPIKKATKKAATKSPTPKKAAKKTAENSTSAGKKAAKTATADVVKNDKDKTIRIGSAEVKTTNRTKIFFPESGITKGDVIDYYERMADYILPYLKDRPESLFRTPNGINAKGFFHKDAGDEAPKYVKSISLYSDSAKKHIEYILCNNKASLLYLANLGCIEINPWHSRVNALDAPDYMIIDIDPSDNNTFDQVVEAALVVKEILDEAGAPSVCKTSGSSGLHIYVPMGKKYTYDQVKDFAYLVCMLANQQIPAFTTLERSLGKRRKDQIYMDYLQNRKGQTIASVYSLRPKPGATVSTPLLWEEVKQGLSPKDFTIFNIEQRVKEVGDLFKPVMGKGVDLVKCLQRLEGES, from the coding sequence ATGAGAGGGAAAACCGGAAGGAAATTAGATGAGTACATTCCAGCCATGCTTGCTAAGGAAGTAGACAATCCATTTGATGATGAAGATTGGATTTTTGAAATAAAGTGGGATGGTTACCGCGCTCTTGCAGAAGTAGATAAAAAAGCAGTTAAGCTATACTCACGCAACGGAAATTCTTTCACTGATATTTATCCGAACATTGTAAAAGAACTTCAGAAAATAAAACATTCAGTTGTTTTAGATGGAGAAATAGTAGTGCTGAACGAAGCCGGTGAACCTGATTTTCAGAAGCTGCAGCATTATGATGCAAACCGCCATTTACCCTTACAATATTACATTTTCGATTTACTGGAATTGGATGGAAAAAAGCTTTATGAAGTTCCACTTATTGAGCGTAAAGCGATGTTGCAGGATATTCTTCCAGCAAATGATATTTTAAAATTCAGTGATCATGTAGAGGAGACAGGTGAGGATTTCTTTCATGTAGTGGAAGAGCGAAATATGGAAGGCATAATGGCAAAAAGAAAGTCCAGTTTTTATTATCCTGGTAAACGTTCAGCAGATTGGCTTAAAGTAAAACATCATAGATCTGATGAAGCAATCATAGCTGGTTTCACAGCGCCACGCGGAGGCAGAAAATATTTTGGTGCACTAGTGTTGGGTGTATATGATAAAGGTAAGTTTAGATACATCGGCCACACCGGCTCAGGGTTTGATACCAAACTTTTAAAAGAAATATATGCGCAGTTACAGCCACTGGTTATAGAAGATTCTCCATTTGATGAAAGAGTGAAAACGAACATGCCGGTAACGTGGGTGAAGCCAGAACTGGTTTGTGAAATGAAATTCACTGAATGGACCAGCGATGGCAAATTGCGTCACCCAATCTTTTTGCGGATGCGCAATGATAAAAAGGCTGCAGATGTAAATACTGCTTATTTAAGTAAAGGTAAACCAGTGGCTTCTACTGAAGCATCCGAAGAGGAAATTGAGCCAGTTGAAGCATCACCGAAGCAGCCTATAAAAAAGGCAACAAAAAAAGCAGCAACCAAATCACCAACTCCAAAGAAAGCAGCTAAGAAAACTGCAGAGAATTCTACATCTGCAGGAAAGAAAGCAGCTAAAACTGCAACTGCTGATGTAGTAAAAAATGATAAGGATAAAACCATCAGGATAGGAAGTGCAGAGGTGAAAACTACCAACCGCACAAAAATATTTTTTCCTGAAAGCGGCATCACCAAAGGCGATGTAATTGACTATTACGAAAGGATGGCGGATTATATTTTGCCTTACCTGAAAGACCGGCCTGAGTCATTGTTTCGCACGCCGAATGGTATAAATGCGAAAGGTTTTTTTCATAAAGATGCAGGCGATGAAGCACCAAAATATGTGAAGAGTATCTCGTTGTATTCTGACTCTGCTAAAAAGCATATTGAATACATCTTGTGCAATAACAAAGCATCATTATTATACCTCGCCAACCTCGGGTGTATTGAGATAAATCCATGGCATTCGCGGGTGAATGCATTGGACGCGCCGGATTATATGATCATTGATATTGATCCTTCAGATAACAATACTTTTGACCAGGTAGTGGAAGCGGCGTTGGTGGTAAAAGAAATTCTTGATGAGGCTGGTGCACCATCTGTTTGCAAAACCTCGGGCTCATCAGGTTTGCATATTTATGTGCCCATGGGTAAAAAATATACCTATGACCAGGTGAAGGATTTTGCTTACCTGGTTTGCATGTTAGCCAACCAACAAATACCTGCTTTCACTACGTTGGAAAGAAGTCTTGGCAAACGACGCAAAGACCAGATATACATGGATTACCTGCAAAACAGGAAAGGTCAGACTATAGCCTCTGTTTATAGTTTACGACCCAAGCCCGGCGCCACCGTTTCTACGCCATTACTTTGGGAAGAAGTAAAGCAAGGCCTTTCTCCTAAGGACTTCACCATCTTCAACATTGAACAAAGGGTAAAGGAAGTAGGCGATCTTTTTAAACCAGTAATGGGTAAAGGCGTTGACCTTGTGAAATGCCTTCAGCGGCTGGAAGGAGAGAGCTGA
- a CDS encoding DNA polymerase ligase N-terminal domain-containing protein produces MSLGLYNKKRNFNETEEPEGKKKQGKVKTLSFVIQRHKASRLHYDLRLEMEGVLKCWAVPKGPSLNPKDKRLAMMVEDHPYDYKDFEGVIPEGNYGAGIVEIWDKGTLTALDDIDPSKAEKALLAGLEAGNLKFVLNGKKLKGEFALVKLKKADDNSWLLIKHRDEYATDEPYDSEEHTPKSSPINKALAGKKAASPVKKKPS; encoded by the coding sequence ATGAGCCTAGGCTTGTATAACAAAAAGCGCAACTTCAACGAGACGGAAGAGCCGGAGGGAAAGAAGAAGCAAGGAAAGGTAAAAACTTTATCTTTTGTTATACAGCGTCATAAAGCCTCTCGCCTTCATTACGATCTTAGGTTGGAGATGGAAGGTGTTCTAAAATGTTGGGCAGTTCCAAAAGGCCCAAGTCTTAATCCTAAAGACAAGCGGCTGGCGATGATGGTGGAAGATCATCCTTATGATTATAAAGATTTTGAAGGTGTGATTCCGGAAGGAAATTACGGTGCAGGTATAGTAGAAATATGGGATAAAGGAACATTGACAGCACTGGATGATATTGATCCATCAAAGGCTGAAAAAGCACTATTAGCAGGCCTGGAAGCCGGTAACCTGAAGTTTGTTTTGAATGGGAAAAAACTAAAAGGAGAATTCGCACTGGTTAAACTAAAAAAGGCTGATGATAATAGCTGGCTGTTGATAAAGCATCGTGATGAATATGCAACAGATGAACCTTATGACAGTGAAGAGCACACGCCAAAATCTTCTCCCATAAATAAAGCTTTGGCTGGTAAAAAAGCAGCTTCTCCTGTAAAAAAAAAGCCCAGTTGA
- a CDS encoding Ku protein: MRSIWTGAIGFGLVNIPVKMYSASERSELNLDMLDKKDHSRIKYQRINEKSGKPVDWDGIVKGYKYGDDYVILDDKDFEAANAKKTKTIEITDFVKEEEIDSIYYETPYYLEPDKSGVRAYALLRAALQKTKKVGIATFVMRSKEGLAILRPSDKVIVLNRIRFAEEIRDPKQLALPEEAEIKKAELDMAITLINQLTSKFDITAFKDTYTEQLMNVIEAKAKGKKTTAPKMRVVHSSTTDLMSQLKASLGTGTKKKKAS; this comes from the coding sequence ATGAGATCTATATGGACAGGCGCTATTGGTTTTGGATTGGTGAACATACCAGTGAAAATGTACAGCGCTTCTGAACGCAGTGAGTTGAACCTCGACATGCTTGATAAGAAAGATCATTCGCGGATAAAGTACCAGCGTATCAATGAGAAATCTGGTAAGCCAGTGGATTGGGATGGGATAGTGAAAGGCTATAAATATGGCGATGATTACGTGATACTTGATGACAAGGATTTTGAAGCAGCGAATGCAAAAAAGACAAAGACCATAGAAATCACTGACTTTGTAAAAGAAGAAGAGATCGATAGCATTTACTATGAAACGCCTTATTACCTGGAGCCTGATAAAAGTGGTGTAAGAGCATATGCATTATTGCGTGCAGCTTTGCAAAAAACAAAGAAAGTTGGTATTGCCACCTTTGTTATGCGTAGTAAAGAAGGCCTTGCTATTCTTCGTCCTTCAGATAAAGTGATCGTATTGAATCGTATCCGTTTTGCAGAAGAGATACGCGACCCAAAGCAGCTTGCTCTACCTGAAGAAGCAGAAATAAAAAAAGCAGAACTGGATATGGCTATTACGCTCATCAACCAGCTGACTTCTAAATTTGATATCACCGCCTTTAAGGATACCTATACCGAACAGCTGATGAATGTGATAGAAGCAAAAGCTAAAGGCAAGAAAACAACTGCACCTAAAATGCGCGTGGTACACAGTTCTACCACAGACCTGATGAGCCAGCTAAAAGCAAGTTTGGGAACAGGTACCAAGAAAAAGAAAGCTTCGTAA